In the Drosophila virilis strain 15010-1051.87 chromosome 4, Dvir_AGI_RSII-ME, whole genome shotgun sequence genome, CaaattgttgcatgcaacCAATGTACGTAAGTTCAATTTTGGggcgcattttgttttttgcaatatgcaaatattacaCATACGCCGCGTTGCCGCTGAGCGCATTTCATTCGCTTATTTTCGtgcatttgattttggttttctttGAATTGAGTTTTGCCTGATGAAGCAAATCAAGTAAATGTTTTGTGCATTCCATTTATTAAATGATGattcaatttttataatacaaaataGAATTGATCGATGAAAAATTCAAGTTTTGTGCGGGAATGCACGTGCTTTTCAAATCTAGCATATGTGATAAATAAAACccataatattttcaaaaccTAGAGCCTTAACTAATATGAGTTTATGTTTTAGTTTATGTTTTatcttaaataatataatttaataatatttcgaTCCAATTTTTGTCGTTCAATTAAAAACCTCTTAAGTTGCTTctcttattttaaatatataatatagccaccataattattaatacctttccataaaatattaatttgacTCTGTATATTGACTTATTGACTGATTTAAACATATTATTTCTTGTATTTGTACCCACACATTCTAAAGAGCTTACGCCTCTTTGAGTGGCAATTCAATGGCTATTTCATAAAGCAGTTTCCACTCAACAGACACAAATACGAACAACTTGGAGAGTACTTCAAGGCATTTGCTTGCGTCTGGCTGACTGCTTGCCGCTTGCATTGCATTAAGTCACCCACTAGAGCAGGAAAGGGCGTTGCATTGAGGGCGAACTTGTGGTTGGCTTTAAGTATAAACGGAAATCAAAGACATACtgtgccgccgctgccgcttgGCAAGTGCATCATGTGGTAAACTAAGACAACGGCGCCGCCTGCTGCCGTTGACATCAGATTTCCATGCACAATACTATGTGATATGTTAGGGGGAAGTGCGTACGGCTTGTGCCTGGCGGACTAAATTGCTGGCATGCCGCCCAACTATAATGTCACAAAGTCAATTCATGGCTGCAGTCGACGCACATAAATAAGCCTCAGCGCCTGACAAATGTCAGTCTGTGGTTGAATGAGATCAAAGCCTCGGCTTTAACTGCTACCAAAATGCGTTGACTGAGGCGTGAGCTTTTAAAGGCGAGTTAATGCATCAATTTGTACAGCTGTACTATGTAAATATTACTATTATACGCATTCACTGTAAGcgcatttatattaaatttacttAACAAATTTACCATCTACCGAATaatacgcatacgcagcgtacAACGtgttgctgtatgaaaaaaatgcatataaaagtgcaaaagtttttcaaagTAATAACAATTGCCAAACTGACAGAGAGAAAGTTTATCATGTTGATGGCCagaatgcattaaattaaatataagtaaatagaaaacagttttgcaatttgtgcCTCATGGCTAAAAAAGCAACAGATTCACAACGTTCACAACAAGTTTTCCAGCTCGCTCTGTATCTCTGccagtttttatttacatgaagttttcgatttgtttTCATGGCGCTTGTCAACATTTCCGGcaacaataaaacattaaaatttattgtcACGTGTtctgttttgtattttctcCCTGAATTTTGTATTCATAATTTGGTATAGaacaattcaataaaattatatcaaatttatatttatattaaatatattataaaatacatttgaaaATGGATAGCTCCTTGGTAACCGCAGTAACTGCTCCTGGAGTTGGCCACAGGCTATAAAATGTTGAGTTAGCAGAGAAGAGCATAAAATACGCCTAAGACGGAGCTGTTCCTAGAATTTCTCCCCACGGACTTTTGGAGCTGCGTATCAGGGTTCTGACAAAGACATTTCATTGTACTCTCCGACGAGAAATATGCCTCATAAATGAAGTTTAATTTCGCCCAAGCTCAAACATGAAACATAATTTACTTTATGTCATGAATTGGGGTTCTTTTGATGGTTTTCACATAGAATGATGCTGGCCGCCTTTTGCctgaattgaatttaaattaaatcttGTAGCTTCTGACTTATTGCAGTTATCTTGCCAGGCTGAAGTAAGTTTTCTTTTGCAAAAAGTAACTGAGTCTGAGCTTTTTCATTAATCTGGAAACCTTGCTGTGAAGTTCTTAATGATAGTGGGCCAGAATTTTGGGTATTGCAGTTAGTCTTGAAGGTAatcctttaatttttttttttaaatatttctttgttttttgtaaaataaatatatttctcatCCAGAAGCCAATTCTTtagttgaaaatgtttttgggAACATGTTTGGAGCATAACACAGCTGCCTCTTTATTTGTTGCGCTTTTCTTGTTATTCcatttgaatttattgcaaatgcaacaaaagtgttgcatacctcgtctttcttttttttttttttgttgcgtcGCAATCAGTTTGGCGTAGTGTTTGAGCGCCGGAAACAGCTAGTTTTTCGCTTAACTGCTGCCAGCAAGCAACACGTCGCACATctgctgtgttgttgttgttgttgttgtggttgctgccGTTGCATGCATTTCActtgataagcaaatatgggcaaaaaaaaggcaaaagagGGCGTGGCTAGGAAATCAACACAAGCCAGCCAAAATATGCATTTTCTTGTTACCGGTAGATTTCCAATTTAGATGTCGGCGCGCACATTGTTAATGTCGTTGCTTATGATTAGGGGGCGTGGCTGCTGGCTTCTCTCTATTTGGCTTGCAGCTGGCAGGCAATCGAATGTCAGCTAATTGGCATTCTATGGAACACGTTTTAACCcacatttgtttttgcgtAAAACTTTTGCACTAAATTTCGATCAAGCTGTGCATGAGAAAAgcttgcaacaacagcgacaataacaacaacaaactgcaAAATTGCTGTGGCAAGGACATTGTGGTATTACTTTTATGAGGTGGTTATTCAAAACTAACAAGAAAACTGCACAAAAACTTTTCCCAGctacgccaaaaaaaaaaaaaacaaacaacaaacgctccagtctgtttgtgtgtgtgtgtgtgtgtgtgtgtgagagagtgtatttgtttttgacatGCCTGCACTTATTTTTCTCGCCGAAGCAATTTTCGCATAGTACCAAACAACTTAAGTAAGAACAAAACACGTTGTTGATCACATAAAACAGGGCCGAGACCAGAgtcagacccagacccagaaccagaaccagaaccaacAACCGGCGAAATGCGcgtcagtttttgtttttattgcaagTTCAAAAGGTAGTACAAGTGGGTACGACATGCAAGCAGCCGTCCAGGCGACTGCCTCCTACAATataaaatagcagcaacaacaataataataataaaaaaaaaaactaaaacaaagcATTGACATAAATAGACGAAAGGAgcaaagagaaaaagagagagagagcgagctgctgttgctgcggttgTTAAACTTTTATACTGAAGCGCCCTTGGAGAAAAGGTGATATCATTCCAGAGCAAAGTTGGCCCATTTCCACAAAGCTATTGGAGCCATTGATGAAAGTATGATGATGTGATGAAAGGTATTTACTAAATATCCGTAAATATCTactaatattttaaacttattttatttaaattaatttctcgtcaaattcaataaatgttattttagatGCTACAATATGGGTATGAGggtgtattgtatttgtgcaaaacacaaatgtatgtaacaggcagaaggaagcatctccgaccccataaagtatatatattcttgatcagcatcaatagccgagtcgatctagccgtgtccgtctgtctgtctgtcagtctgtccgtacgtatgaacgcaaggatctcagaacctataagagctagagacttgaagtttgaaattagatgtaggtgctgctagtgcccgcgcagatcgagtttgtttccgataatcgataacttactccgttttcaagcaatcgataaaaatcgatatcctgcttattgggcaattttggtaaataataagagctagataccccaaacatgatatgttgcttttaaaatataatatatatatatgcattgatgttggaagaagagggttcagggtatcccctagtcggaagctcccgactagaacctcctacttgttttattttacagcatgttgttgttttgcctgTACTTGGGTCATAAATTTTTGAAACTTATACGCAAATGTTTGCCATGGAGtgcattacattttttttgctgctttcgGTGCATGCAAATGTGAAAAGCTGAAAACTTGTtgtaaaacattatttttgatatGTTAATCGCGCTTTGCATGCAATTTTCCTATTATATGCTCgtttatttaaattccaaACACCCAAGTTGTGCGACAATTGTGTGACGTCACAGatgtttgaatttaaattaccGTGAAAGGTGCGTCCTGAACTATGCCACAGAATATATAACTTAAATGAATTAGGAGCTGAGTTTTTCTCGCACACGTACGAAGAGAccaacacaagcacacacacgcacacgcacacgcacacttaaCACACAATCAGAAATATGCGCACATAAATGcctggcattttattgtttgcccTGTGGAGCTGTGCGGCGATGATGTcgatgtgtttgtgtgtgtgagagcgaGTGTGTGTTGGAGCCATAAAAGGTGTAAGACTTCCTTAAATGCCTGGCAGCAGTCGCAGTTATTGGTTTCTGTGTGTGCCcgagtgcgtgtgtgagtgtcatAAAATGTGCGTAAAACTTGCTTATGGCATTTATTGATAGATCGTTTGGCcaatgaatttttatttaaagcatgACTAAATAAAATGGTATTTATGGCAAATAGCAGCTTGCAGCATGCTTGCCTATAAACTGCAAGAACTATTGATTTGCTATAATTGTCCTCGCACTTAAGGCAAACTGTAGAGAACTTTGTTCTGATAAGCTGAACAAGTTTAATGGGAGAAACGATGACATAATGACATAAGTCTCTAGAGAGCATCAGAAATTATTACAAGCcacatttttttgtaattcttaattgcaacaaatagttatatttgcgcaaaattctattttttcaaaatgcaaggaaaatatatgtaaattttaataattcacaAAGTTAAAGCAGTTGCCAGATTACAAAATTTGATATAACTTTTATTAttaactacatatatataatttacattttttatttaaatgtctATTAATTCCTTGAGTACGAAACATAAGAGAATCAGTCTTCAAatcaattctttttttttgttaattactataaaaataataaagaattaAATGGTATTGATttgtaaataaacattttatcgTATAAAATGGGCTTTAATAATGACTACAAATATCCGAAGGCAGTTCGTATTTTTTCAATGTGTCACATTGTATGTTAAGTTGCTGACTCATGAGCTCTGCTCACATTTCGCAACTTGGCAACCTGTTGACATGTGCTGGGCCGAGATGCTGCTTGGGCAAGGCTATTATCACGTACAGTTACATCTGTTATCAGCTGACGGTGAATGTCAATAGCAGTTATCGATAATGTGATAACTTACCAGTTCGATGATAACATATAAAAGCAGCCCATATAAAAGGCCACATACTGCCAAATTCGGAAATTAAATCAAAGCGTTGTGTTTGTCgttgccaatcgttagaatttaaaaaaaaaataaaatgaagttACTTTGGTTGCTGGCGCAGTTCTTGGTGCTGCTCAGCTTTTACCCCGCTGTTCGCTGTCAGCTGCAGTGCAATGCAATGTCGAGCACTCGGCAAAAGCGCATTGTCATACACAGTCCGGGAGCAGAGCAGCTGAACAAGCTGGACAGCTGCCAGTATGAGGTGGCGCCGTGGAGCGCACAGGTCTGTCAAGTGCGCATCGATTTCGAGCGCTTGGAGCTGCCGCAACCGCGCCTCAATGCCAGCACGCAGCTGCTGGAGTGCGTCGATTTTCTGCAGGTGCAGCGTTTTCAGCTGTGCGGCCGCAACAACGGACAGCATCTGTACGTGCAACTGCAACGGGGCCAGACACTGAAATTGCACTTCAAATTGGGCAGCCACTCATCGCAGTCCACGTGGCAGCTGACGCTAACACAACTCGAGTGTCCGCAGCATACGCAGcatccagctgctgctgctgcccccgTGCCCACTGTACGCCCCCTGTTGCCCTTCTTTAGAAATTTACTGCCACGCACCATATTTGGTGGCAATGCTGGCCCTGGTCCAGCCGTGCAGCTGATTCAGACGTTAACTGGGCCCTCGCAGGCTGATCTGGAGCTCTTGGCACCGCTGGGCTGTGATCAGTATTGGCGCAGCTCGTCGGGCGGCATTGTTAGCTTCAACTTTGCGGGCGGCGTTTATATGCCCGATCTGAAGTACGCCATATGTGTGGCAGGTGCCGCAAATCAGGAGATAAGGTGAGTGTCGAGAAAGACAATATATTACAATTACAGCTGTTGACAGACGGCCTGATTGATGATGAAAGCTTGGTCTTGAGATTTGGCAAAAAGATAATTCCACTTAAATAAAGTCGAAAAACACATTCACCCATGTGAAAATTCGTTGGAGAACGACTTATAgtttatcaataaatattggttcactttatttaatttaatttatattatattgctggacattaatttgtatttgatttattttactttacaGCTACAACATTGAACACTTTGCCTTATCCAAATTCAATGATGCACCTGGTGCTGGCTATGACACGGACTGTCACAGCACTGTCCGAACTTTGGGACGTGCTTCCGACTATCTGTTAATACCCAACTCATATATGGCAAATAATCAGGCACTGCAGCCCACTTATTATTGCGGTAACGAACTGGCCGGCAACAAACTAATCGCACGTCCGCCCTTTGTCATGTATTTCTCCAGCGATGCGCAGACAAGTGCATCCGAAACGGGCTTCCAATTGACGTATGCAGTGCAACAGTCGCAGTCAAGGTTCGAGTTGTAAATTTCACCAATATTAACTTAATCAATGCACACAGTAATATGTAGTTGCATCGATACAATGGAGCAATTGGCCATGGGGTACAGTTCGCTTTCATTGCCACTGCGTTGCCTTAATTAAACGGGCCCAGCACATGGGCATAAACTCATCTCACTCTCTACATGCATTATTGAAAGCTCAATCAGACGGATAACATTTGAGCGTCAAAATTGTGGGCTGGCAGGGAGGCTAGGCCTAATAAATTCGGGCCACAATTAAATAAGCAATACTGTGGCACAAATCtgttttaattgaatacaatttgttgtttatagCTTGCACAGGATAACTAATTAACGAACTTAATTGTTGGCTAAATAGAGCTGAACTTTTATTAGCTGAAAAACCTGAATTTTTAGCCGAAATTAAGAATGTTGATAGACAAGATAAAagcaaaatacatttattgctgctcttgctccacaaaaaaaaactttttttctaATCTAACATTTCTTTGTAATTTGTGCCTTATTTGCTTTGATAACTTTGGTTTGTTCATAGTTTGAGTTGTGCTTAGTACTTAAAAACTGAATACTTTACTGTTGCACATATTTGGTCAATTAGCAAAAGTTTAAATAGTTGTTACCTGAAGCAATTGTTAGAGCACAAATgtagtttgttgttgcattttatttggcCCACTCTGCACCACTCTGTGGTATACGTTTCCCCTTATGCAACAGTAAATggcatttacatatataattgcAATGTCGTGTTACGTATCTGGATACGCTGTTATCACGTGAATAACCAGCTGCCTGTTACGCCCACAGTTGCCCAAAACACGCCCCAATATGCGACTGCATAAACGAATACGTAAGCATTCATGGATTTTTGCAGTGACATTTTGACGGTTCTGCTGGCAACGATGgtggcagttgctgctgccatttggTTGGCCATGTATGTTTAATgtgaatttaacaaaatactGCGGTGTAAGTgtgaaaattgttaaatgcatttcatgCATTCAGCCAGGTGGTGGCACAATTTGCGGATCAATAAATGCCGGAAAacggatgcggatgcgaaATTTGCGATTGAATTGATTGAAATGTTTGCAGCGATTGAGCGATTGAGCGATTGAACGACAGCTGTACATTAACATGCATGCCGTTCAACTGtttgtgtaaaataatgtCTAAGGCACTGGCTCAGGTGTCCTGGAAATTGATATGAAATGCAATTATGCGTATATTCCGGGGGCAGATACACTCTGTAAAGTGCCTGTAAACACaatgaaattgcatttgcatcgATGAACCGGCTCGAGCATCAGGAAATTGCCTTTCAAATATGCATCGTCATATGCTCCAACAAGACGCAATCTGCTGCATACTTCCAGGCGCTAAGCTTTAGCTCGTTTGCCTAACGACAGCTTGCCGGCAATTTATGCAGTCAGCGCTCTTGAGCATAATGGTCAGCAaaagggcagcagcagcagcagcagcagcagcttggaGTGTGTCTTTCGACTCGACACACACAGTCCCGCTCTCTTTGCCTCTGTCCCGCTCTGGTCGCCCTTTAATGTTTCTATCCtttggcaaattgttttttcaacAGCAggaccagcagcaacaacggcagcagcatcatctgAAGCAGTTTTCAGTTAAAGCTGCAATTTTTCGACTTTCGATTTCAATGTAGCCTTTGGCTACAAGCCAGCAAAAGCATACCAGACCAGCTGTTGCCTTAAGTTGACCAAACCTTTGAAGTTGGCACTTACAAAATTTTTAGCACAATTTTCACGATTTCACAATTTATGAGTTCTATGCAAAAATGTGCAGctgcatttcatttgcttCGCAAGGCCACACAAAGGCGACTTCATGGCTGGCATTTTATGGGCACTTCATAAAAGCACGCGGCGGCAATTAAAACGCACTTTGTGTcgcacatggcgtatgcgtaatatttggCTGACCAAATGAAAAACTACAATTTTGGCAGCTGCTGAAATATGTTTGTTAGCTGGGcgcaattttaattacaacGTTTTCTAGTCTCCACTGCTCACAATGCCAACATTGTCCAACAAACAGACATGCACTTAAATTATGTGTACAAAGTTAAAACTTCTACTATGCATTTCGTGGCATTTGGGAACatgattataaattattttgtgctacaaaaattaacaatttgttgCATCGATTATTTAACAATGTTTTGagctgtttttctttttgttttaaaagaaGTGGCTTACTTTAAATCTATATTCAATtgtattgaaattgatttaatttaattttaatttttaattaataattttaattaatttcattactAAGAACCAGCTCAAGCTTGGACTAAATTTTAATGTGCAATAAATGAAAAGTACTCACAAACTGAGGTAACTCATCTTAGCTGtgatatagaatatataactcaaaaatattcttatttgtttatacttTTTGCTCGTTtt is a window encoding:
- the LOC6628527 gene encoding uncharacterized protein, which produces MKLLWLLAQFLVLLSFYPAVRCQLQCNAMSSTRQKRIVIHSPGAEQLNKLDSCQYEVAPWSAQVCQVRIDFERLELPQPRLNASTQLLECVDFLQVQRFQLCGRNNGQHLYVQLQRGQTLKLHFKLGSHSSQSTWQLTLTQLECPQHTQHPAAAAAPVPTVRPLLPFFRNLLPRTIFGGNAGPGPAVQLIQTLTGPSQADLELLAPLGCDQYWRSSSGGIVSFNFAGGVYMPDLKYAICVAGAANQEISYNIEHFALSKFNDAPGAGYDTDCHSTVRTLGRASDYLLIPNSYMANNQALQPTYYCGNELAGNKLIARPPFVMYFSSDAQTSASETGFQLTYAVQQSQSRFEL